Genomic DNA from Streptomyces sp. NBC_01571:
AGATCGCCGCGAGGTGGTTGAACTCCGCGCCGATGCCGACCAGTACTCCCGCGACGAGCCACCACCGCGTGTCGCCGGTGCGGCCGATCCGTACGACCACGAGCGCGATCGCCGCCCACGCCAGCACTTCGTACGACGTGGTGTTGGCGATGTGCGCGCCGCCCAGCAGCACGGGCATGGTGCCGGTCGCCACCGCCGCGAGCAACTGGGCCCGCCGCGCGCCACCGAACTCCCGCGCGGTCATCCCGCCCACGACCACCGTGCCCGCGGCGGCCAGCGCGGGCCACAGCCGCAGGCCCACCTCCGAGACCCCGAACAGCGACAGCGACACGCGTGCCAGCAGCGGCGCCAGCGCCGGCTGGTCGACGTAGCTCGCCTGGAGGTGCCGGGCGCAGTCGAGGAAGTACAGCTCGTCGATGTGAAAGCCGTAGCGCGGGGACAGCCCCACCAGCACGGCCAGGACCACCCCCGCGACGGCGAACACCCGCCGGTCCAGCGGTGCGATCCGCCCGCCGGCCTCCCGGGCCTCGTCCGCCCGCCGCCCCACATCCGCCGTGTCCGCCGCGTCCGGCGCGTTCGCCATTCCCGCCACCCCGCTTCCCAGCCCCTCGGTCGCGTCTTCCCCGCGGCCGGGGCGGCCCCGCGCACAGGCTCCCGGGCCGCTCGTACCTTACGCAGCCGGTCCGTTCGCGGCGAGGGGACACCTACGGGCTCTGCCGCTCCGTCGGTGCCGCACGACTGCGAACCGGGACGGCGGCCTCATGGACGGGGGCGGCGGTCAGCGGGGCGTCGTCGGGTGCCGCTGCGACGAAGACGGCCGAACCGGTCCTGGCGTCGAGGCGGTTCTGCCGGGTGCGGGCTCCGCGCCGGAACGAGCCGGCCGACCGGAACGGCGGGCAGGCGAAGGGACAGGAAGAGGGCGACCCGGGCGGCCACCAGCGCGGGCGACGGACACAGCACAAATGGTTGCGTTACGTTAGCAGATAAGCACTCAACGTGACTTTCCGCTGAAACGGGGCCCTTGTGAACGAGCTGATCAAGTACCTGCAGGACAACATGCTCATCGACTTCCGGGGCGAGATCACCCTGGACACCGTGTGCGGTTTCCTCCGCGGGGACGACGGGAGGGAAGCCCAGGACCTCCTCAGAAAGGTGGACGAACAGGAAGGAGTCCACGAAATGCTGGTCACCCTGGCCGACAACCTGAAGGAGCACCTCGAGGGAGGTGTCAACGCGGGAGTGCTCAGGGAGCAGCTGGCGCACTACTCGGAGACGTAACCCCGGTGTCACTCCTGGTCTCACCGGGCAGGACGTCCGGCGAGACCAGGGGGACGCCCGGCCGGTTCACGCCCAGGGCCCGTCCGCCGCGCACGGATGGCGGGGGGGGCACCCGGCTCCGCTCCGGCCCGACGGCCCCGAGTGGCGCCGGCCGGGGAAGGGGCCGGCCGATCGAGGGTCCGGCGCCCGGTGCGGCCGAAGGCCTCTTCCTGGCGCGCGCTCAGACACTCCCCCTTCCACCCCGCTCCCCCGCCCCGCCCACGCCGCCGGCCTGGAGCTGGTGGCGCAGGGCCGCCCACCCCGCGGACGGACTGCCCGCGCAGAGCGACCAGTACGGGTGATGCAGCAGCCGGGCGTGGAGCCGGACCAGGTCGCGCCGCAGCCGCGCACCCTGCCCAGGAGACGCGCCGGCCAGCGCCCGGTAGGTACGGACATAGGCCAGGTGGAGGTCGATCAGGTCGGGAGGGAACGAGTCACGCGTCATGTTTACCATTAGAGCACTTGTTCGATTTTCGGCGCACGTGACACCCCTGTGACCCAGCCCCGCACCACGCCCGGCCTGTGGCGCGGGGACGCAGGCATGCTCCAAGCCCACGTGCCGAAAAAACTCCTGTCTTCCGGCTCGCACACCTCTGCGATCATCCCTGAATGGCGCACCGTCTCGAATCGCTGGTCATCCGGCGCATCCGCCGCCTTCCGTCCCCCAGGGGCTCCGCCGGGGAAGGAGCCACCGCCGCACGGCAGTACCCGGCGCCACCTCGGCGACAGCGGGCGGCCGACCGAACGGTGGTGCGGCCGGCCGTGGTCCCGTCAGCCGGCCGGGGGACGGCCACGGGACGGCGGCGGGCAGGCACCGGTGCTCAGGTGGTGGCCGGCTCCACGTCCGGCGCCGGTCCGGTCAGGTACTCCTCCGAGATCTCCTTCGGCCCGAAGGGCCAGACCTTCTCCAGCCGTGCCCAGACCACGAAGGCGACGCAGCCGAGGACGAGCCAGGCCAGGGACCATTCGATGGGGTGGCGGCCCGGGGAGTTCTTGTCCGCGTAGCCGTAGATGGTGAGCCAGCCGATCAGCGCGATGAGACTCGGGAGCGGGTAGAGCCACATCCTGTACGGGCGCCGCAGCGCCGGTTGGCGTCGGCGCAGCACCGAGAGGGCGACGATCTGGGCCAGCGCCTGGACGATCACCATGACCGTGGTGAGGAGCTGGATCAGGGTCGCCAGGTCGGTGTGGCGGCCGATGAGGAAGCCGATGGCGGTGATGACGCCCATGGTGGCCAGGCCCAGCGTCGGGAAGCGGTGCCTGGGGTGCAGTTTCGCGTACGGGCGGAAGAAGACGCGCTCGCGGGCGGCGTCGTACGGGACGCGTGAGCCGCCCAGCAGTCCGGTGAAGACCGAGGCGAAGGCGGTGATGAGGATGAGGACGGTGACCGTGTCGGCGGCGCCCTTGCCCCAGGTCTCCTCCAGGACGGCCGAGGCCACGGAGGTGGAGGCGATGTCGCCGGGATCGGTCATCCGGTGCCAGTCGACGACACCGAGTGTGCCGATCTGGAGCAGGAGGTAGATCGCCATGATGCCGAGGATGGAGAAGATGATCGAACGGGGCAGGGTGCGGCCCGGGTCCTTGATCTCGGCGCCCATGTACGCGGTGGTGTTGTAGCCGAGGTAGTCGTAGATGCCGATGGTCAGACCCGCGGCGAAACCGACCCAGAAGTGACTGCTGGTCAGCTCGAAGGCGTGCGCCGGATAGGTGAAGGCCAGATGAGCGCTGAAGTCGGTGGCCGCGGCGACGATCACCAGGAGCACCGAAGCGATCATGACGGCCCACATGACGGCCGTGATGCGCGCGATGTGCTCGACACCGCGCCACAGGAGCACGACGACCAGGACGATCACACCGAGGCCGATCAGGTCGCCGGTGGTCCTACCCATGTCGGGTGCCAGATATCCCAGGTACTGGACGAAACCGACCACGCCGGTGGACATGATCAGCGGGATGAAGAGCATGGCCGTCCAGACGAACAGGAACGGCATCAGACGTCCGGAGCGGTACTGGAAGGCCTGGCGGAGATACACGTAACTGCCGCCGGAACCGGGCATGGAAGCGCCGAGTTCGGCCCAGATCAGGCCGTCCGCGAGGGCCAGTACCGCACCCGCGACGAAGCCCATGATCGCCTGTGGGCCGCCGAACGCGGCGACCATCAGCGGGATCGTCACGAACGGACCGATCCCGCACATCTGGCTCATGTTGATGGCGGTGGCCTGGAACAGGCCGACGCGGCGGACGAAACCGCCGGTGGGTGGCGGACTGCCGGACATGGGGCCTCCTGTGATCGGGACGAGGGGAGAGAGGGACGGCGTACGGGAACGGCCCGGATGGCGGCCGACGGATCAGGGGCGGCGGGTGACCGGCCGGCGCTGGGCTCCCCTCGTGGCTCGCCCGGCGAGGCTGACTGGGCGATAAAGTTAAGGAGCCTTACTAGATGCGTCAAGGGGATGTCATGAATGCGTGAGAATGGAGCGATGCCCGCCCGCGACGCCAACGAGCAGCCCGAACAGCCCTGGAACCGCCGCCGGCTGCGCAGCACCAACGAGCGGCTGCTCCTCGACCGGTTGCGCGCGGACGGTCCCGCGTCACGAGCCCAACTCGCCCGCGAGACAGGGCTGTCGAAGCCGACGGTCTCCAGCGCGCTCGCCGCGCTGGAGGACGCCGGGCTCGTCCACGAGGTCGGCACGCACGCTCCGGAACGCGGCCGGGTGGCGGTCCTTTACGCTCCGGACCCCGCGGCCGGCCACGCGCTCGGCATCGACATCGGCCGCGGCTGGCTGCGGGTGGCGGTCGCGGATCTGGACGGTGCGGTGGTCGCCCGCGCCGATGTACGCAACCGGGCGCGCAGTTCGGGGGCGATGGCCGACCTGGTGGTCGCCACCGCCCGCCAGGTCGTCGCCAACTCCGGCCTCGGCACCGACGAGGTGGCCCACGCGGTGGTGGGCACACCGGGCGTGTACGACGAGCAGCAGCGCCGGGTGCGGTACGCGATGCATCTTCCGGGCTGGGGCCGGGCGGGTCTGTTCGACCGGATGCGCGAGATGCTGGGCATCCCGCTGGAGGTGCACAACGACGCCAATCTCGCGGCGCTCGGTGAGTACACGTACGGCGTCGGCGCGGGCAGCCGGCTCTTCGCGTACATCATGATCGGCACCGGCCTCGGCATGGGTGTGGTCAGCGAGGGGCGGCTGTTCACCGGGGCGCACGGCGGGGCCGGGGAGATCGGCTTCCTGCCGTGGCCGGGGCAGCAGAAGCCGGAGACGCTGGAGGACGCGGTGTCGGGCGTGGCCGTCGTCGAGGCGGCGCGGCACTTCGGCATGACCGGACAACTCACCGCGAAGGCCGTCTTCGACGCGGCGCGCGAGGGCCACCCCGCCGCCGTGCGGGCCGTCCGGCTGGAGGGCGAGCGGATCGCGCACACGGTCGCGGCAGCGGCGGCGGTGCTCGATCCCGATCTCGTGGTGCTGGGCGGTGGGGTGGGCCACAGCATCGACCTGCTGCTGCGGCCCGTGCGCGAGACCCTGCGCACGCTCACACCGCTGCGCCCGAAGATCGTGCCCAGTCGGCTGGGCGAGGACGCGGTGCTGCTCGGCGCGGTGGCCACCGCGCTGGGGACCGCCCGGGACGTGGTGTTCGACCGGCGGTCGGCCTCCTGAGAGCGTGCCCGCGGCCACCGGTGATTGACACCCACCGACTCCGCGACCTAGCTTGTGGACCCAGTTAGTAAAGTTTCCTAACTTGCAGTGCCGTAGCGCGGATGATCCCCAACCCCCAAAGGAGACCACCGTGTTGGACCGCTCTGCCGCACGTCGGCGCCTGGCCGGCGCCGCCGTCGCCCTGAGCCTTCTCGGCTCCCTCTCGACGAGCGCGTGGGCCGGTCCCCGGGACGCCGGACCGGCCGCCACCGCGCCCGCCCGTGCCACGCCGGTGCCGTCCGTGGCGGGCAGCGCCACCGCGCTCTCCGGCTACGCGATCCAGTCGACGGCCGAGGTCAGGGACTCGGCGGCCGACGTCTCCAGCCCTGGCTATGCGGCCGCCGGCTGGTATCCGGCGGGCTCTCGGTCCACGGTCCTCGCGGCCCTGCTCGCGGACGGCGTGTACGCGGATCCGTTCTACTCGACCAACCAACAGCGGATCCCCGAGGCCGACTTCACCGTGCCCTGGTGGTACCGCTCGGACTTCACGGTCGGTGACACCGCCGAGCGCAGTTATCTGGACTTCAGCGGGGTGGTCTCGGCCGCCGACGTCTACGTGAACGGCAAGCGCGTCGCGGCCGCCACGGAGGTGGCGGGCGCCTACACCCACCACGAACTCGACATCACCTCGCTGGTACGGGCGGGCACGAACACGGTCGCGTTCCGCGTCCGGCCCAACCAGCCCGACCAGAACCTCACGATGGGCTGGATCGACTGGATCCAGCCACCGCCCGACGAGAACATGGGCATCGTGTGCGACGTCCTCGTACGTCGCGGGGGCCCGGTCGCGCTCCGCGACGCGCACGTCGTGAGCAGGCTCGCCGTCCCCTCGCTCGCCTCCGCGGACCTGACCGTGAAGGCGCGGGTGCGCAACGACTCGGACACCGCGGTCACCACGACTGTCTCCGGCGCCATCGGCTCCACGGCGACCTTCAGCAGAGCCGTCCCGCTGCGTGCGCACGAGACGAAATCCGTGACGTTCACCCCCGCGGACATCCCCGGGCTGCACCTGGACGCACCGAAGGTGTGGTGGCCCGCGGGCATGGGCGGACAGCCGCTGTACGGCCTCGAGTTGACCGCAACCGTCGCCGGTACCGTCTCCGACACCGCGCACGAGGACTTCGGCATCCGCGACGTGAAGGCCCCGCTCGACGCCGACGGCGCACGGCGGTACAGCGTCAACGGACGCGAGCTGCTGATCAAGGGCGGCGGCTGGTCCCCCGACGAGTTCCTGCGCTGGGACCGGACGTACGTGGCGGACCGGCTGAGGTACGCCCTCGACCTGGGCCTCAACACCATCCGCCTCGAAGGACACCTCGAACCGGACGAGTTCTTCGACCTCGCCGACCGGTACGGCATCCTCACGCTGCCCGGCTGGGAGTGCTGCGACAAGTGGGAGGGGAACGTCAACGGCAGTGAGTCCGGCGACCCGTGGACCGCCGCCGACCACCCGGTCGCCAAGGCCTCGATGGCCGCGGAGGCCGCCCGGCTGCGCGACCACCCGAGCGTCGTCTCGTTCCTCATCGGCAGCGACTTCGCACCGGACGCCACGATCGAGAAGGACTACCTCGACGCCTTGAGGGCCGCCGACTGGGCGACCCCCGTGGTCGCGGCCGCCTCCGACAACTCCTCGCCCGTCAGCGGCCGTTCGGGCATGAAGATGACCGGCCCCTACGACTGGGTCCCGCCGGACTACTGGTACGCCAAGCGCGAGGGCGGCGCCACCGGCTTCAACTCCGAGACCAGCGCGGGCCCCGACATCCCCACCCTCGACACTCTGCGCCGCATGATGTCCCCCGCCGAGCTCGACACCCTCTGGAAGAACCCCGGGGCCCCGCAGTACCACCGCTCGCCGTCGGCGACCTTCGGCACCCTCAAGATCTACGACGCCGCCCTGGCCGGCCGCTACGGCCCGCCGACGGGCCTCGCGGACTACGTGCGCAAGGCGCAGCTCGCCCAGTACGAGAACGTGCGTGCCCAGTTCGAGGCCTACGGACGCAACGCCGCCGACTCCTCGAAGCCCTCGACCGGAGTCGTCTACTGGATGTTCAACAGCGGATGGACCTCGCTGCACTGGCAGTTGCTGGACCGCTACCTCGACCAGGGCGGTGCCTACTTCGGCGCGAAGAAGGCGAACGAACCGCTGCACGTCCAGTACTCCTACGACGACCGCTCGGTCGTCGTCGTGAACAACCGGCACACGGCCGCCTCCGGACTCACCGCACGGGTCACGCTCTTCAACACCGACGGCACCCGGAAGTACGACCGGACGGCGACCGGAGTGAAGGTGGACGGGGACGGCGCGCACAGCACCGCGCTCACCGTGCCGGCCTCGGTCGGCGGACTGTCGACGACGTATCTCGCACGGCTGGACCTCACCGACTCCCGGGGCAGGACGGTCAGCCGCAACGTGTACTGGCTCTCGACCCGGGCCGACACCCTCGACTGGGCCGGCACGGACTGGTACCACACGCCGACGACGAGCTACGCCGACCTCAAGGGGCTCGGCTCCATGGCGCGGGTGCCGGTCTCGGCGACGGCTTCGACCACCGCCGGACCCGGCGGCACCTCCACGACGAGGGTCACGGTCCGCGGCCCCGGGACCGGGAAGACGCCGTCGCTGCTCACCGACGCGCATCTGGTGGACTCGAAGGGCCGGCCGGTGCTGCCGGTCCAGTGGTCCGACAACGAGGTCAGCCTGTGGCCCGGCGAGTCGGCGACACTGACCGCGACCTACCGGACCGCGGACCTGCACGGCTCCGCCCCCAGGATCCGGATCTCGGGGTGGAACACACCGGAGACGACCGTTCCGGCGGCTTAGTGATCGTCTCCGGAAACCCTTCGGGGGCTGACGTGAGGTCGGTCCGTGCGCGGGGGCGGATCGCAGGTTCGGTCCGGTGAGGTGGCGGCACCGGACCGGACCGCCGCACGCCCCCAGCGCCGTCACCCCTCCGCGGGCGGGACGCCGACCAGTTTCGTCAGGAAGCGGTCCACCTGTTCCTCCAGCGGAGGCCAGGGCATCCCGGGCTGGTTGACGCGCAGCGAGACCGCGCCGTGGACGGCCGTGCGCAGATCGAGGGAGACGGTCTCCGCGTCGCCGCGCGGCGCCAGCCCGGCGTCCATGCAGCGGCGGATCGCCGCGGTCGTGCGCTCGGCCATCTCCTCCTTGAAGGACATGTCGGTGCGCCGGTTGAGCGTGCTCTCGTGCAGCACCTTGTACAGCCCCGGGTGCTCACGGGACCACGCGCCGAGCAGCGCCGTGCGGGCGCGCAACGCGGCCACCGGGTCGGCGGCGTCCGACTCCGCGTCGTCCACCGCGCTCAGCAGGCCCGCATGACAGTGCTCCAGCGCGGCCAGCACCAGCGCGTCGCGGTCGGCGAAGTGGATATAGACGGAGGTCGCGGCGATGCCCACCTCGCGGGCGACCGCGCGCAGCGACAGCGCCTGGTCGTCGCCGAGTTCGTCCAGCAGTCGCAGCCCCGCGTCGACGATCTCGGCGCGCAGCCGCTCGCCCTGGCCGCGCGGGTTGCGGCCACGCCGCGCGGGGCGGGCGGTCTCTCGGGCCGGCGTGGTGGCGTCCATGATCCGGCATTGTAAGGGGCGGGCTGTAGAGCTACAGTCGTAGCCCTACAGCCGTTCACTCAAGGGGAGTCACATGACGCTGCCGACCCGGACCACGGTCGAGGAACTGGACCCGGTGTTCGCCGCAATGGCTTCGGCCACCTTCCGACTCGCCGGGGCGGGAGCGGAGCTGACACCACGTGAGCGGGCCCTGCTCAGCGTCGTCGCCGACGTCTGCGAACAGGTCCTCGGGATGCCGTACGAATTGCACGTGCGGGCCGCCCTGGACAACGGTCTCGACGCCGACGACCTGCGCGAGCTGCTCCGCTTCATCTCGTACGACAGCGGCTACCCCGCGGCACTGGCCGCTCTGGAGCGGCTGGCCGAGATCGAGCGCGACCACGGCCTGCCCGGCCCGACCGGCCAGAGCCACCAGGTGAACGCGGACGGCACCGGCAGCCCCCTCCCCGCGGCGATGCGCGCCGAGGTGCGCGCCCTCGATCCGGGCTTCGCCGACTACATGGACCTGCAGTCGCGGATGCGTGCCGGCATGTCCCGGATCAGCGTCCGCGAGCGGGCGTTCGCCACGATGACGGTGGACGTCCTCTACCAGACCCTCCGGGAGAGCTTCCGCGCCCACGTCGGCCGCGCGCTGGGCGCGGGGGCGACGCCCGACGACATCCGCGCCGCCGTCCGTGCCACCGCGCCGTTCGGGATGACCCGGACCTGGCGCGCCCTGAACGTCCTCGACGCGCTGCTGACCGAGCGGAAGGAACGGGAGGGGAAGCAGACGGCCGAGGCCGCCTGACCGATCTCCGGCTGCACCCCGCCCACGACGCGGGCCGCGGGGCCGAGCCGGCGGGGTGCGGGCCGCGGGCGCGGTCCGGGGCGACGTGGGCGGGCCGGCGGGGCCACCGCAGCGCGGCAGACCGTGCAACCGTCGGCGACGGGTCGCGCATGCGACTGGAGCACCCGCCGGGCAGGCATGTCCCGCCAACCGGCCGCCCGACCTGGCGGACACACCCTGGAACCGGCGAAGGGGCGGGACCGTACCCGGGCCCGCCCCTTCGCTCACCCGGCTCGTGGTCAGCTGACGTTGAGCGCCGTGTCGTCGAGGACGAACGACGTCTGCAGCATGGAGCCCTCGGTGCCGGTGAACTTGACCGTGATCGTCTGCCCCGCGTAGGCGGACAGGTTGAAACTGCGCAGCGTGTACCCGGACGCGGCGTTCAGGTTCGAGTACGTGGCGAGCGTCGACAGGACCGTGCCACCACTGTTCAGTACCTGGGCCTTGAGGGTGTCGTACGCGGTGGTGGTGGTCGTCTCGGCCGTGTCCACGTGGAGATAGAAGTTCAGCGTGGCCGCGCAGCCGGACGGAACGGTGACCGTCTGGGCGAGCGTGTCGGTGCGGGCCGTGCCGTACCCGTCCATCCAGGCCTTGTACGAGCCGGTGCGGGCGGCCTCGCTGCTGCTGTTGGTGATCACACCGCTGGTGGCGGTCCAGGAGCTGCTGCCGGACTCGAAGCCCGGGTTGGCGAGCAGTTGGGCGGCGGTGCAGGTGCCACCGCCTCCGCCACCACCGCCGCCGCCGGCGCCCGCGAGCCACTCGGTGGCGTTCAGGGCGAGGGCGGCGTTCGTGGCACCGGTGTCGTTCC
This window encodes:
- a CDS encoding APC family permease, translating into MSGSPPPTGGFVRRVGLFQATAINMSQMCGIGPFVTIPLMVAAFGGPQAIMGFVAGAVLALADGLIWAELGASMPGSGGSYVYLRQAFQYRSGRLMPFLFVWTAMLFIPLIMSTGVVGFVQYLGYLAPDMGRTTGDLIGLGVIVLVVVLLWRGVEHIARITAVMWAVMIASVLLVIVAAATDFSAHLAFTYPAHAFELTSSHFWVGFAAGLTIGIYDYLGYNTTAYMGAEIKDPGRTLPRSIIFSILGIMAIYLLLQIGTLGVVDWHRMTDPGDIASTSVASAVLEETWGKGAADTVTVLILITAFASVFTGLLGGSRVPYDAARERVFFRPYAKLHPRHRFPTLGLATMGVITAIGFLIGRHTDLATLIQLLTTVMVIVQALAQIVALSVLRRRQPALRRPYRMWLYPLPSLIALIGWLTIYGYADKNSPGRHPIEWSLAWLVLGCVAFVVWARLEKVWPFGPKEISEEYLTGPAPDVEPATT
- a CDS encoding sugar-binding domain-containing protein → MLDRSAARRRLAGAAVALSLLGSLSTSAWAGPRDAGPAATAPARATPVPSVAGSATALSGYAIQSTAEVRDSAADVSSPGYAAAGWYPAGSRSTVLAALLADGVYADPFYSTNQQRIPEADFTVPWWYRSDFTVGDTAERSYLDFSGVVSAADVYVNGKRVAAATEVAGAYTHHELDITSLVRAGTNTVAFRVRPNQPDQNLTMGWIDWIQPPPDENMGIVCDVLVRRGGPVALRDAHVVSRLAVPSLASADLTVKARVRNDSDTAVTTTVSGAIGSTATFSRAVPLRAHETKSVTFTPADIPGLHLDAPKVWWPAGMGGQPLYGLELTATVAGTVSDTAHEDFGIRDVKAPLDADGARRYSVNGRELLIKGGGWSPDEFLRWDRTYVADRLRYALDLGLNTIRLEGHLEPDEFFDLADRYGILTLPGWECCDKWEGNVNGSESGDPWTAADHPVAKASMAAEAARLRDHPSVVSFLIGSDFAPDATIEKDYLDALRAADWATPVVAAASDNSSPVSGRSGMKMTGPYDWVPPDYWYAKREGGATGFNSETSAGPDIPTLDTLRRMMSPAELDTLWKNPGAPQYHRSPSATFGTLKIYDAALAGRYGPPTGLADYVRKAQLAQYENVRAQFEAYGRNAADSSKPSTGVVYWMFNSGWTSLHWQLLDRYLDQGGAYFGAKKANEPLHVQYSYDDRSVVVVNNRHTAASGLTARVTLFNTDGTRKYDRTATGVKVDGDGAHSTALTVPASVGGLSTTYLARLDLTDSRGRTVSRNVYWLSTRADTLDWAGTDWYHTPTTSYADLKGLGSMARVPVSATASTTAGPGGTSTTRVTVRGPGTGKTPSLLTDAHLVDSKGRPVLPVQWSDNEVSLWPGESATLTATYRTADLHGSAPRIRISGWNTPETTVPAA
- a CDS encoding TetR/AcrR family transcriptional regulator yields the protein MDATTPARETARPARRGRNPRGQGERLRAEIVDAGLRLLDELGDDQALSLRAVAREVGIAATSVYIHFADRDALVLAALEHCHAGLLSAVDDAESDAADPVAALRARTALLGAWSREHPGLYKVLHESTLNRRTDMSFKEEMAERTTAAIRRCMDAGLAPRGDAETVSLDLRTAVHGAVSLRVNQPGMPWPPLEEQVDRFLTKLVGVPPAEG
- a CDS encoding carboxymuconolactone decarboxylase family protein, whose translation is MTLPTRTTVEELDPVFAAMASATFRLAGAGAELTPRERALLSVVADVCEQVLGMPYELHVRAALDNGLDADDLRELLRFISYDSGYPAALAALERLAEIERDHGLPGPTGQSHQVNADGTGSPLPAAMRAEVRALDPGFADYMDLQSRMRAGMSRISVRERAFATMTVDVLYQTLRESFRAHVGRALGAGATPDDIRAAVRATAPFGMTRTWRALNVLDALLTERKEREGKQTAEAA
- a CDS encoding ROK family transcriptional regulator — translated: MRENGAMPARDANEQPEQPWNRRRLRSTNERLLLDRLRADGPASRAQLARETGLSKPTVSSALAALEDAGLVHEVGTHAPERGRVAVLYAPDPAAGHALGIDIGRGWLRVAVADLDGAVVARADVRNRARSSGAMADLVVATARQVVANSGLGTDEVAHAVVGTPGVYDEQQRRVRYAMHLPGWGRAGLFDRMREMLGIPLEVHNDANLAALGEYTYGVGAGSRLFAYIMIGTGLGMGVVSEGRLFTGAHGGAGEIGFLPWPGQQKPETLEDAVSGVAVVEAARHFGMTGQLTAKAVFDAAREGHPAAVRAVRLEGERIAHTVAAAAAVLDPDLVVLGGGVGHSIDLLLRPVRETLRTLTPLRPKIVPSRLGEDAVLLGAVATALGTARDVVFDRRSAS